The window tacccacAATGCCTTTCTCCGAAGCGTCTGCTGCGGCGATGTCATGGCAACGGGAAGTAACCAATAAGGTGCCTGCACCGCGTTTCCCAGGCAATAGTTTCAGCTTCAACATAACCAAGTGTTTTGTCAACTATTAAGTAGCCTAAACTTCTCTTCATACAGTGATGGGGACTTAACGAAACGAAATGCCGAgaattgttcttgtttttcaaaCCCTTTGTGATGTGACATAAACAGTCAACTCGCATCTGTTAAAGAATAACGCCAAAAGCtagaaactacaaaaaaaagttgactgTAATATAAACTTTTGCTTGTTTCAGCCAATGAATTTTGTCTCATTGAACAAACTTATGACGCTGTGATTCAATTATACTTTTAACTAAACATGTCTTAACAACAACAGATTGTTAAATTGAGGATCCACAGCTAAGTGAATTAGTAATGCGAATCAATTTAACTTCAGAGATCAGCCTAGCTGGTGGCttgtttcaaatgtttacaatatcagctttttttgtgcTCCCCTCCAAAACCATTTACCCCACTGGATTTAAGTTACTGGCACATACAACTTTGTCTAGAAGTTAATGTACAACCAAACAAtatatacagattttttttctagtaTCATGGGACCAAATTTAGCTTTAGAAGTTCTTAATTATGTTCTGCTGTCTGTCATGTGGTCATCTTCTTGCATACTTACAAATCACACCTTACTTATTTCATATGACTACATATTTTACCTGAACAGGTACTAAAAAGCCTTAATAGTCACAGAAAACAATTGGTATAAAATTGGGGGAAATATAACTGGTTAATTTTTAGACACATGTAGCTCCTAAAATCTTTCGCATCACATGAAAACTTGTTAAATGATTACAAGACCAATTCAACCTCAGCTGTTATGTGCCCTTTtcagccaaaaataaaaaacagaaatcaaacattaagGCAACACAGCCacagcaaaaacacattcaCTGAATGCTGTACTTTTATCTGTAACATTAGATGATTTTAACGTGATTCAAATCAGAGATGCTGTTTGTATAGATCCTACGGCAATCTACACTcatctgaaaaatataaaatgttcttaTAGATGCAAATCCAGCTCGACTTGTAAACAAACTGCTTCAGTGCAGAATCTAAATGTTGCACACAGCAGATGAATTAATGTGAACGCTCAAATCTTCCTCACGTGTCCACAGCTGTCTGTCgacttcagcttttaaatttagTCCACTGAGAAGAGTTGTGCTACACAACCTGACTAAACTATGTAATGcatgatttttaaaagtcaatattTACTCAAAGAGTTGCAGAAAAATCAGGTAAAAAGCACGGAGATGTTATAACttggaaaaaaactttattgtttgttggTCATTAACAGGACGCGAGTGTTTACTCGACTTCGGTCTCCACCACAGTGGTCTTCTCGCTGATGTAGATGCCATCCAGGAACTTCCTGATGTCCTTCTTTCTGACTGTGGTGGCCTGTTGGATCAGCGCCGCTAAAAAACGAACAGGAGAGCCGGGTGTCAGAAAGAAAATGCTTCATTTCAGAGCATAAAGGTGGTCAGAAAAACGAGCTTAACCCTCAAGGGCTGAAGGGCCAAGTGACTCatgcagcaaagacaaaaatgaggaatttaaaactaaaatgaaagaagaatgAAGATGGAGGATGCTGAGAAGAGTCagagacaaacattaaaaatgcaagcAGAGATCTCAGGCGAACACCACACAGGGCTGGGcagcaggtaaaaataaataaaaacgctTTAAGAGATCTGAAAATGTTAATATAGCTGCTGAAACTGTTTTACAACtacaaactttaacatttccttCAGACTAGTTAGTATCTTAAATTTTCTTTGATGAAGGTGGAcctcattttgtttgtctttacagAAATCAGTAAAACATTATTACTAACTCATTAATAGGTCCACGCTGCCCAGGCCTATCAGGCGTTtagtgtaaaacataaaatgaagaCGTCTCTGAAACAGAAAGACCGAttccagaaaacacacaaagtggAAGAAAGATGCAAAGCGTAAAGCTGCCGTTTCCCCCGAGGAACACAAAGCCGATTTCGACGTCATATCTAACCTCTGAGAGCAGCGGATGTAATGTTTACTGATCTGCTTCCAACACTGTTCCCTTCTCAGACACGTAAATGCCGTCCAAGAACTTTCTGATGTCCTTATTTTTGACTGTGGTGGCCTGTTGGATCAGAGCAGCTGGAACGAAGAAGTCAGGGGGGTGAGTGTCGCGTCACAGCTGGACATCAGGTGCTTTTgtgctcatttatttaaaaacaaacaagttaatCCAATGAAAACTTATTATACAGGACTACATTGTGACAGTGAACTAATACAAATACAGAACAGCCTCTCAAGAGTACTGTGACCTCAGTTTTCTTTCACCTTAAGGGCAATTTTCTGAGCTTACATTCATTAAAACCAtcactgcaacaaaaacaacctgcagCATCTGAGCTGAGGAGATTAAACCTACAGAAACACGTCATAGAGATCCctttcaggacaaaaaaaaaataagagtatATGATTCATTTATGAAGTGTAGGTTAACGTAAAAAGGCGAGCCGTACCTGAGTTTGACACCAGCTCGATGTCGTTACCTTCCAGGATCAGCTCGTCCTTCTGGGCAGATGAGACTGAACACATCACACCTGgaaggagaaataaacagaagaggATTTTACAACTAAAACctacattccttgaaggaatatatCATGTTAGCACTCAGTAGAGGtgtaattttagctcaatatttgtcaaattgagttaaatattttatgtttgctaaaagccaatcagatgtagatgattactttgtgttttattacaatctgtgcagtgggtcatgagattattttgctaacagacacttaCAAAGCAAGAAAGTTAGATTATACTTGCAATAGAAATTAAATCTGGAACCACTGCCAGCACAGAGAGAAATTTCTAAATCACACTCACTTTTAATGGGTAAATGAGTCACTTTATCACACTTCAGTATCTTTAATTCACTTCTTTAAGTCGTTGTTCtgaatcaaattaaatatttctgtggCTGGAAACCCAAAACAATATGCAGCGCTGAAAATATGCCCGTTTACTCTTCATCTTTTGTAGTATTCACATCAACGTTTTAACTAAAAGTGGCTTATTTGAACATCATGTGTAAAATTACTCGTCTTGCTGTGGAGTGTGTACTAAAAGTAATACTATAAATACTTTGCTTCTGAGACTGTCACCTACATCCAGCTGTTTGTGTGAGAAAAACTAAGACTTTCAGTGCCCCGACTGATCCATCTCAGTCAGACGGGACTGAAGAATATcagcatttaatgtttttacagagcttcttcagcagctcaaCTTCACAGGATTACATGTGTAAGATAATAATTTAAAtggaagaaacacaaacagtcacTACAACTGGACCACCACAGCGCTAAAATATTAAGAAACCAAAGCGCTGTGTGCAAATAAACCATCATAACCTGCCAAGACAGACGTGTGACAAtttcctgattaaaaaaaaattaacaggaACATTTTTATGAACAACCTCATGAACAGATTTCTTCTTGAAATGTCAACAGTTCAAAGGTAAATTAAAGATGTCAAGGTTTTTGATCTGTAGTAgaaaaagtcatgaaaacagtttcataaatataaataacacCATCCCAAATTAATGATTCAGCCCTTCAACTTTTAAGTTCAAATCAATGTTTGTAAGGGTCTACAGCTGATAGTCAGACTTTAACACTTTTTAGACACAAGATCATTTAATAAGGAAGACTTTTATAGGTAAATATGTTTAGATTTTTCACAGATGTCGTTCTCACAGCTTCCTGATCTCCGTAACGTGCATCAGACTCACCTGGCCTCATCCTGACGCGGCGGATGTACTTCTCTCCCAAGAAGTTCCTGATCTCCACCAGAGTGCCGGTCTCCTGAATGACCACGTTGATGGGGAAATGGGCGTACACAGATCGCATTTTATACCTGAAACCCTGCAGCAAACGACAAGCGAGAGTAGCACCCAGCTTATTTTAGATTTGCTCTTCAACAAATAAACGCAGCATCGAGTTGTAAATCCACTAATGCTGCCACAGCGGCTGCAGACAGAGCCCACTAACAACGAGAACCTGAACGCGGGTCTCACCAGAGTGACGCCTTTGATCATGTTCTGGACGTGGCTGCAGATGGTGCGCACTGTGGCCAGCTCCTTCCTGTTTCCCCACCATTTATCCACACGAAGCTGAGGAAAACAGCACAGTGACCCAGATTAGGTTCATTAAACAAACCATAAACAAATCAACAATCATAGCTTTGTTTACTATAAACGATTACAGACTATCAATCAGGGTAGGACTCAGTGTTGCAGCGCATTGCATTCTGGGTACTTGGGGGCTACATTTGAGTTGTCCACTCAGTTTCTCATAAAGTTGGATTTTGAAAATCTGCTCTGACAGCTGTGAGACAAAAACCACAATTCTGTtctcttagtttagttcttgacTAGATCTGGCCTGAATTTATTTTCCTCCCTAGGGTTTGAGTCAACTTTTGTCTGATCGGACAGAGAGATGAAGACCGGGGTGATTAATGCAGCCACGCTGCTCTGTGAGCTGCTCAGGAACCAGTGTGGCTGCGGTCACACTGGGAGTATTAGCTGCTGGGATCCAATATTCGCAGTCTGACTGATTATCTCTCCTGAGGCCGGCGAGCTGCTAAACAGACGGAAAAACGACGCTCGACATCCTGAAATAAGTCGTTCTTCCCAATCGACTGAACAACTTTCATCTATGCGATTGTCATGATGATGTAACAAATCAAAACTGACTTCCACACCATGGGGTTATTGCGTTTCTGTCAGCGTCCAACGGAGTGCTGTGGCGGAGAGGGAGAGATTTCCTGGAGATTAGCAATGGACAATTTCCTATCTGCGAGGAAAATAACATCTCTGCTACGTCAGAGTGAGATTTCTCGACTCACAAAGCATAAATCCAGCTCAAGGTGAACAAGTGGCAAATTTGAATACGTACAGtactgagaaaacacaaaaagaagaagaaagtagGACGATGGAGTCTCTCAGAGAGAAAAGATGGATATTATCAAATAGTTTGCATCGATTTGAGGTTCTGGACAAAG of the Kryptolebias marmoratus isolate JLee-2015 linkage group LG3, ASM164957v2, whole genome shotgun sequence genome contains:
- the rpl9 gene encoding 60S ribosomal protein L9, yielding MKTILSSQTVDLPDTVEVRLKGRTVTVKGPRGKLTREFNHINLELSLLGKKQKKLRVDKWWGNRKELATVRTICSHVQNMIKGVTLGFRYKMRSVYAHFPINVVIQETGTLVEIRNFLGEKYIRRVRMRPGVMCSVSSAQKDELILEGNDIELVSNSAALIQQATTVKNKDIRKFLDGIYVSEKGTVLEADQ